A stretch of the Diadema setosum chromosome 16, eeDiaSeto1, whole genome shotgun sequence genome encodes the following:
- the LOC140240310 gene encoding uncharacterized protein isoform X2: MTPEVECIIKLGGSAITNKDVIRTPIPENISAAADMIAGISGQCIVVHGAGSFGHFEASEYKVSQGYRHLSSARKARVQEGFCKTRLSVTTLNHLIVQALVDKDIPAVGASVCRAWKTKGRSKVIQNDCQNVAELLSENFVPVLHGDCVLDEDLGCTILSGDNIIEVLSRYFRPKRVVFLSNVDGIYTAPPQEPTSSLIPRIFVREDGSIATSIATDQLDHDVTGGIKNKISSACSIVRNSEGALSVFVCRLGSEAAISACHIGDETGWTGGTLIQLEGGPVSRQSLSPSHNASPSKDLADCTVDHT, encoded by the exons ATGACTCCAGAGGTGGAGTGTATCATCAAGCTGGGAGGTAGTGCCATCACCAACAAGGATGTCATCAGGACGCCCATCCCCGAAAACATCTCGGCTGCAGCGGACATGATCGCCGGCATCAGCGGACAGTGCATCGTGGTCCATGGAGCAGG GTCATTTGGGCACTTTGAAGCCAGTGAATACAAAGTCTCACAGGGATACAGGCATCTGTCATCAGCGCGGAAAGCTAGGGTTCAGGAGGGTTTCTGTAAGACCAGGCTGTCTGTCACAACG TTGAATCACCTGATAGTTCAGGCCCTTGTGGATAAAGACATCCCAGCTGTTGGTGCATCT GTATGTAGGGCTTGGAAGACAAAaggaaggtcaaaggtcatccaGAATGACTGCCAGAACGTGGCCGAGCTGCTGAGTGAGAACTTTGTGCCTGTGTTGCACGGTGACTGCGTGCTGGATGAGGATTTGGGGTGTACCATTTTAAGCGGGGATAACATCATAGAG GTGCTGAGCCGCTACTTTCGACCAAAAAGGGTAGTCTTCCTGTCTAACGTAGATGGGATATACACAGCGCCCCCACAGGAGCCCACCTCCAGCCTCATCCCACGCATCTTTGTCCGGGAGGACGGTAGCATAGCAACCAGCATAGCAACCGATCAGTTGGACCACGACGTCACAGGAGGCATAAAGAACAAGATTTCGTCGGCTTGCTCGATAGTGAGGAACAGTGAGGGCGCTCTGTCAGTCTTCGTTTGTCGGCTTGGGAGCGAGGCAGCGATTAGTGCATGCCATATAGGAGATGAGACAGGGTGGACTGGAGGAACATTAATTCAGCTGGAAGGTGGCCCAGTTTCTAGGCAAAGTTTATCTCCTTCGCACAATGCCTCCCCTTCAAAGGACTTGGCAGACTGTACAGTTGATCATACATAG
- the LOC140240310 gene encoding uncharacterized protein isoform X1 has protein sequence MEPSMSQDNCQAAIQGAPNPRPHTTMTPEVECIIKLGGSAITNKDVIRTPIPENISAAADMIAGISGQCIVVHGAGSFGHFEASEYKVSQGYRHLSSARKARVQEGFCKTRLSVTTLNHLIVQALVDKDIPAVGASVCRAWKTKGRSKVIQNDCQNVAELLSENFVPVLHGDCVLDEDLGCTILSGDNIIEVLSRYFRPKRVVFLSNVDGIYTAPPQEPTSSLIPRIFVREDGSIATSIATDQLDHDVTGGIKNKISSACSIVRNSEGALSVFVCRLGSEAAISACHIGDETGWTGGTLIQLEGGPVSRQSLSPSHNASPSKDLADCTVDHT, from the exons ATGGAGCCCAGTATGTCTCAGGACAATTGCCAAG CTGCCATCCAAGGAGCCCCCAACCCCAGGCCCCACACAACTATGACTCCAGAGGTGGAGTGTATCATCAAGCTGGGAGGTAGTGCCATCACCAACAAGGATGTCATCAGGACGCCCATCCCCGAAAACATCTCGGCTGCAGCGGACATGATCGCCGGCATCAGCGGACAGTGCATCGTGGTCCATGGAGCAGG GTCATTTGGGCACTTTGAAGCCAGTGAATACAAAGTCTCACAGGGATACAGGCATCTGTCATCAGCGCGGAAAGCTAGGGTTCAGGAGGGTTTCTGTAAGACCAGGCTGTCTGTCACAACG TTGAATCACCTGATAGTTCAGGCCCTTGTGGATAAAGACATCCCAGCTGTTGGTGCATCT GTATGTAGGGCTTGGAAGACAAAaggaaggtcaaaggtcatccaGAATGACTGCCAGAACGTGGCCGAGCTGCTGAGTGAGAACTTTGTGCCTGTGTTGCACGGTGACTGCGTGCTGGATGAGGATTTGGGGTGTACCATTTTAAGCGGGGATAACATCATAGAG GTGCTGAGCCGCTACTTTCGACCAAAAAGGGTAGTCTTCCTGTCTAACGTAGATGGGATATACACAGCGCCCCCACAGGAGCCCACCTCCAGCCTCATCCCACGCATCTTTGTCCGGGAGGACGGTAGCATAGCAACCAGCATAGCAACCGATCAGTTGGACCACGACGTCACAGGAGGCATAAAGAACAAGATTTCGTCGGCTTGCTCGATAGTGAGGAACAGTGAGGGCGCTCTGTCAGTCTTCGTTTGTCGGCTTGGGAGCGAGGCAGCGATTAGTGCATGCCATATAGGAGATGAGACAGGGTGGACTGGAGGAACATTAATTCAGCTGGAAGGTGGCCCAGTTTCTAGGCAAAGTTTATCTCCTTCGCACAATGCCTCCCCTTCAAAGGACTTGGCAGACTGTACAGTTGATCATACATAG